A portion of the Selenihalanaerobacter shriftii genome contains these proteins:
- a CDS encoding 4Fe-4S dicluster domain-containing protein: MAKVEFDQDRCKGCELCTTVCPVDIVVIDDKINVKGFHAATVSDEDKCISCGRCASICPDVVIEVNKEE; this comes from the coding sequence GTGGCAAAAGTAGAGTTTGATCAGGATAGATGTAAGGGTTGTGAACTATGCACTACAGTTTGTCCTGTAGATATAGTAGTTATAGATGATAAGATTAATGTCAAAGGTTTTCATGCAGCTACAGTTAGTGATGAAGATAAGTGTATATCCTGTGGTCGCTGTGCTAGTATTTGTCCTGATGTAGTTATTGAGGTTAATAAAGAAGAATAA